A single genomic interval of Oncorhynchus tshawytscha isolate Ot180627B linkage group LG15, Otsh_v2.0, whole genome shotgun sequence harbors:
- the LOC112267848 gene encoding zinc finger protein 17 isoform X1, whose protein sequence is MDKRVKKRTACTAPPLPLSSLRLLVSPLRLMYSFVWHVVNQRNVMHYGKVEEFVTVVTEAVPKLLSYKQRAQLILGLRARMILELFRKDPPNLQDIQRLLEKMNILGQQDAEVEESQANFVALVQTLLKNPYERKHFFQEEFHTQYGSKYDTALQALVGGLVLKLERLLSVPDLSQIASIISAAPSDLEECGQSVSDPEHLKILLQHQNLLNKNQFVPVTTSVGDCVLSSLSFRLACGMPSMEPDFDEPSESLEAALSVMNPAPFSNLEDLGMMSDDSDHAGEDEDVLPESAVVCSSPQGVSGLVGGAPSKGAPTVRSMLQTMRQQQLVSLMNTSITEASPSQIVIPATDNQPVELTSVDQWVPHIASYTLSLQSLPPLPQNDHLDKEMESADTGLGSSVVIGGQETEVDLFESSIIQRKRVQKPLRVACSKKREPATNSCQECGKCFLSRGRLEDHLRIHTGEKPFKCTDCSRFFRTSALLTNHMKIHSDVRPFSCDECGKCFRRKVGLQNHHRVHTDARPYKCTICGKGFTQVQYCKRHMDCHTSENTYFCTHCPKSFPTQFQLSSHQRWHTTDRPYACEQCGLRFFMPSLLKRHMGYHIGNRQFLCAQCGRTFVYEFDLKRHQKDHDPSPKLPCPVCQKMFGNNSLLQAHVRRHSSEKPYRCDICDKTFKDSGGLRIHKRGLHSNERPYSCDECGKTYKLHTHLREHKFKHTGEGHSCGQCGKAFRYLRLLKLHERSHSEPSELTLRNSYTSRRRRHSSKRS, encoded by the exons ATGGACAAACGAGTCAAGAAGAGGACAGCCTGTACGG ctccccctcttcctctctcctctttgcgACTATTGGTTTCTCCCCTGCGGCTGATGTATTCATTTGTATGGCATGTGGTGAATCAACGCAATGTGATGCACTATGGGAAGGTCGAGGAGTTTGTAACTGTGGTGACTGAAGCTGTTCCAAAGTTGCTGAGTTACAAACAGAGGGCTCAACTCATCCTGGGCCTGAGAGCAAGG ATGATCTTGGAGCTGTTCCGCAAGGACCCACCCAACCTTCAGGACATCCAACGTCTCCTGGAAAAGATGAACATCTTGGGG CAGCAAGATGCAGAAGTGGAGGAGTCACAGGCTAACTTTGTGGCGCTGGTCCAAACCCTGCTGAAAAACCCTTACGAGAGGAAGCACTTCTTCCAG GAGGAGTTCCATACACAGTATGGCTCCAAGTATGACACAGCACTGCAGGCCCTTGTGGGAGGCTTGGTCCTCAAACTGGAACGACTGTTATCTGTGCCAGATCTCTCCCAG ATAGCGTCCATtatcagtgctgccccctctgaCCTGGAGGAGTGTGGACAGTCTGTGTCTGACCCTGAGCACCTGAAGATCCTCCTCCAGCACCAGAACCTGCTAAATAAGAATCAGTTTG TACCTGTCACGACTTCGGTGGGTGACTGTGTGCTGTCCTCGCTGTCCTTCCGCCTCGCTTGTGGAATGCCATCAATGGAGCCAGATTTTGACGAGCCATCAGAATCATTAGAAGCCGCTCTAAGCGTCATGAACCCTGCCCCCTTCAGTAACTTGGAGGATCTGGGAATGATGTCAGATGACTCTGACCATGCTGGAGAAGATGAGGATGTACTGCCAGAGAGTGCCGTGGTCTGCTCTAGTCCTCAAGGTGTTAGCGGACTGGTAGGAGGGGCACCATCAAAAGGGGCACCAACAGTAAGGAGTATGCTGCAAACGATGAGACAGCAACAGCTTGTATCACTGATGAATACTTCCATCACTGAAGCCTCTCCTTCACAGATAGTCATCCCTGCCACGGATAACCAGCCGGTCGAGCTGACGAGTGTCGACCAGTGGGTCCCCCATATTGCCAGTTACACTTTATCGCTCCAGTCCTTGCCACCCCTTCCACAAAACGATCATTTGGACAAGGAGATGGAGTCGGCTGACACAGGGCTCGGGAGCAGTGTGGTGATCGGGGGTCAGGAAACAGAGGTCGATCTCTTTGAGAGTTCCATTATCCAAAGGAAGAGGGTGCAAAAGCCACTACGAGTAGCGTGCTCGAAAAAGAGAGAACCTGCAACCAACTCCTGCCAAGAGTGTGGGAAGTGTTTTCTGTCTCGGGGACGGCTGGAGGATCACCTCCGCATACACACCGGAGAGAAACCTTTCAAGTGCACCGATTGTAGCAGGTTCTTCAGGACGTCGGCACTCCTGACCAACCATATGAAAATTCACTCTGATGTGCGGCCCTTTAGCTGCGACGAGTGCGGCAAATGCTTTCGGAGAAAGGTTGGCCTTCAGAATCACCATCGCGTCCACACGGATGCTAGACCATACAAATGCACCATATGTGGAAAGGGCTTCACGCAGGTACAGTACTGCAAACGACACATGGATTGTCATACAAGTGAGAATACCTATTTCTGCACTCATTGTCCGAAGAGCTTCCCAACCCAATTCCAGCTGTCCTCCCACCAGCGCTGGCACACCACGGACCGCCCGTACGCCTGTGAGCAGTGTGGGTTGCGCTTCTTTATGCCAAGCTTGTTAAAGAGACACATGGGCTATCACATCGGGAACCGCCAGTTCCTGTGTGCCCAGTGCGGAAGGACCTTTGTCTATGAGTTTGACCTAAAGAGACACCAAAAAGACCATGACCCCAGTCCCAAACTCCCCTGCCCTGTCTGCCAGAAGATGTTTGGCAACAACAGCCTACTCCAGGCCCACGTACGCAGGCACTCTTCAGAGAAACCTTACAGATGTGACATATGCGACAAGACCTTTAAAGACAGCGGGGGCCTCCGCATACACAAGCGTGGGCTGCACTCAAACGAACGCCCTTACAGCTGCGACGAGTGTGGGAAGACCTACAAACTACACACGCACCTGAGGGAGCACAAGTTTAAACACACAGGGGAGGGCCACAGCTGTGGCCAGTGTGGAAAAGCCTTCAGGTACCTGCGTCTCCTGAAGTTGCACGAGCGGTCGCACTCCGAGCCATCTGAGCTCACGCTGCGAAACAGTTACACCAGCCGTCGCAGGAGACATTCCTCCAAAAGGAGTTGA
- the LOC112267848 gene encoding zinc finger protein 260 isoform X2, whose product MILELFRKDPPNLQDIQRLLEKMNILGQQDAEVEESQANFVALVQTLLKNPYERKHFFQEEFHTQYGSKYDTALQALVGGLVLKLERLLSVPDLSQIASIISAAPSDLEECGQSVSDPEHLKILLQHQNLLNKNQFVPVTTSVGDCVLSSLSFRLACGMPSMEPDFDEPSESLEAALSVMNPAPFSNLEDLGMMSDDSDHAGEDEDVLPESAVVCSSPQGVSGLVGGAPSKGAPTVRSMLQTMRQQQLVSLMNTSITEASPSQIVIPATDNQPVELTSVDQWVPHIASYTLSLQSLPPLPQNDHLDKEMESADTGLGSSVVIGGQETEVDLFESSIIQRKRVQKPLRVACSKKREPATNSCQECGKCFLSRGRLEDHLRIHTGEKPFKCTDCSRFFRTSALLTNHMKIHSDVRPFSCDECGKCFRRKVGLQNHHRVHTDARPYKCTICGKGFTQVQYCKRHMDCHTSENTYFCTHCPKSFPTQFQLSSHQRWHTTDRPYACEQCGLRFFMPSLLKRHMGYHIGNRQFLCAQCGRTFVYEFDLKRHQKDHDPSPKLPCPVCQKMFGNNSLLQAHVRRHSSEKPYRCDICDKTFKDSGGLRIHKRGLHSNERPYSCDECGKTYKLHTHLREHKFKHTGEGHSCGQCGKAFRYLRLLKLHERSHSEPSELTLRNSYTSRRRRHSSKRS is encoded by the exons ATGATCTTGGAGCTGTTCCGCAAGGACCCACCCAACCTTCAGGACATCCAACGTCTCCTGGAAAAGATGAACATCTTGGGG CAGCAAGATGCAGAAGTGGAGGAGTCACAGGCTAACTTTGTGGCGCTGGTCCAAACCCTGCTGAAAAACCCTTACGAGAGGAAGCACTTCTTCCAG GAGGAGTTCCATACACAGTATGGCTCCAAGTATGACACAGCACTGCAGGCCCTTGTGGGAGGCTTGGTCCTCAAACTGGAACGACTGTTATCTGTGCCAGATCTCTCCCAG ATAGCGTCCATtatcagtgctgccccctctgaCCTGGAGGAGTGTGGACAGTCTGTGTCTGACCCTGAGCACCTGAAGATCCTCCTCCAGCACCAGAACCTGCTAAATAAGAATCAGTTTG TACCTGTCACGACTTCGGTGGGTGACTGTGTGCTGTCCTCGCTGTCCTTCCGCCTCGCTTGTGGAATGCCATCAATGGAGCCAGATTTTGACGAGCCATCAGAATCATTAGAAGCCGCTCTAAGCGTCATGAACCCTGCCCCCTTCAGTAACTTGGAGGATCTGGGAATGATGTCAGATGACTCTGACCATGCTGGAGAAGATGAGGATGTACTGCCAGAGAGTGCCGTGGTCTGCTCTAGTCCTCAAGGTGTTAGCGGACTGGTAGGAGGGGCACCATCAAAAGGGGCACCAACAGTAAGGAGTATGCTGCAAACGATGAGACAGCAACAGCTTGTATCACTGATGAATACTTCCATCACTGAAGCCTCTCCTTCACAGATAGTCATCCCTGCCACGGATAACCAGCCGGTCGAGCTGACGAGTGTCGACCAGTGGGTCCCCCATATTGCCAGTTACACTTTATCGCTCCAGTCCTTGCCACCCCTTCCACAAAACGATCATTTGGACAAGGAGATGGAGTCGGCTGACACAGGGCTCGGGAGCAGTGTGGTGATCGGGGGTCAGGAAACAGAGGTCGATCTCTTTGAGAGTTCCATTATCCAAAGGAAGAGGGTGCAAAAGCCACTACGAGTAGCGTGCTCGAAAAAGAGAGAACCTGCAACCAACTCCTGCCAAGAGTGTGGGAAGTGTTTTCTGTCTCGGGGACGGCTGGAGGATCACCTCCGCATACACACCGGAGAGAAACCTTTCAAGTGCACCGATTGTAGCAGGTTCTTCAGGACGTCGGCACTCCTGACCAACCATATGAAAATTCACTCTGATGTGCGGCCCTTTAGCTGCGACGAGTGCGGCAAATGCTTTCGGAGAAAGGTTGGCCTTCAGAATCACCATCGCGTCCACACGGATGCTAGACCATACAAATGCACCATATGTGGAAAGGGCTTCACGCAGGTACAGTACTGCAAACGACACATGGATTGTCATACAAGTGAGAATACCTATTTCTGCACTCATTGTCCGAAGAGCTTCCCAACCCAATTCCAGCTGTCCTCCCACCAGCGCTGGCACACCACGGACCGCCCGTACGCCTGTGAGCAGTGTGGGTTGCGCTTCTTTATGCCAAGCTTGTTAAAGAGACACATGGGCTATCACATCGGGAACCGCCAGTTCCTGTGTGCCCAGTGCGGAAGGACCTTTGTCTATGAGTTTGACCTAAAGAGACACCAAAAAGACCATGACCCCAGTCCCAAACTCCCCTGCCCTGTCTGCCAGAAGATGTTTGGCAACAACAGCCTACTCCAGGCCCACGTACGCAGGCACTCTTCAGAGAAACCTTACAGATGTGACATATGCGACAAGACCTTTAAAGACAGCGGGGGCCTCCGCATACACAAGCGTGGGCTGCACTCAAACGAACGCCCTTACAGCTGCGACGAGTGTGGGAAGACCTACAAACTACACACGCACCTGAGGGAGCACAAGTTTAAACACACAGGGGAGGGCCACAGCTGTGGCCAGTGTGGAAAAGCCTTCAGGTACCTGCGTCTCCTGAAGTTGCACGAGCGGTCGCACTCCGAGCCATCTGAGCTCACGCTGCGAAACAGTTACACCAGCCGTCGCAGGAGACATTCCTCCAAAAGGAGTTGA